The following proteins are encoded in a genomic region of candidate division TA06 bacterium:
- a CDS encoding magnesium transporter CorA family protein: MDEHTLNSALDPDEQSRLEFEPEHLALILKRPQNYSAREEFLFKVSSFGLFLFKDRLAVVVSEDIPLFEGKIFNRVSSLSDAALKLIYRSIYHFVEHLKIINIVSDSLESKINSSMENRYLLNLFTLEKSLVYFNAINSNSMVIEKLKSNSTKIGFTPEEHEFLDDITIENNQCYKQADIYSNILASLMDARVSIVSNNLNVLMKTLNIITIGIMVPTFVVSAFSMNVKIPIQEHPWAFWIILALALVSVAGFMIFWRFKKW; the protein is encoded by the coding sequence TTGGACGAGCACACGCTTAATTCGGCGCTGGACCCGGACGAGCAGTCCCGGCTGGAATTTGAGCCCGAGCATCTGGCCCTGATTCTAAAACGTCCCCAGAATTACTCGGCCCGGGAGGAATTTCTGTTCAAGGTATCATCATTCGGGCTGTTCCTGTTCAAAGACCGGCTGGCGGTGGTGGTCTCCGAGGATATTCCGCTATTTGAAGGCAAGATTTTCAACCGGGTGAGTTCCCTCAGCGACGCCGCCTTGAAACTGATCTACCGCTCCATTTACCATTTCGTAGAGCATTTGAAGATCATCAACATAGTCTCCGACTCCCTGGAATCCAAGATCAACTCCTCGATGGAAAACCGCTACCTTTTGAACCTGTTCACCCTGGAAAAAAGCCTGGTCTATTTTAACGCCATCAATTCCAATTCCATGGTGATTGAAAAGCTCAAATCCAACTCCACCAAAATCGGCTTTACCCCGGAGGAACACGAGTTTCTGGACGACATCACCATCGAGAACAACCAGTGTTATAAGCAGGCCGACATCTATTCCAACATCCTGGCCAGCCTGATGGACGCCCGGGTCTCCATAGTCTCCAACAACCTCAACGTGCTGATGAAGACCCTGAACATCATCACCATCGGGATAATGGTGCCCACCTTCGTGGTCAGCGCTTTTTCCATGAACGTCAAGATACCCATCCAAGAACATCCTTGGGCCTTCTGGATAATACTGGCCCTGGCCCTGGTCTCGGTGGCCGGGTTCATGATCTTCTGGCGTTTTAAAAAATGGTGA
- a CDS encoding transposase family protein: protein MCGTCGKVHHSWYDRTTRQVRDLSCGDKRTYLEFEVRRVDCKRCGAVKTERLDWLADNP from the coding sequence GTGTGCGGCACCTGCGGGAAGGTCCACCATTCGTGGTATGACCGCACCACCCGACAGGTTCGCGACCTGTCCTGCGGGGATAAACGGACGTACCTGGAGTTTGAGGTGCGACGAGTTGACTGCAAACGGTGCGGTGCGGTGAAGACCGAACGACTGGACTGGTTGGCTGACAATCC